In the genome of Epinephelus lanceolatus isolate andai-2023 chromosome 18, ASM4190304v1, whole genome shotgun sequence, one region contains:
- the prr14 gene encoding uncharacterized protein prr14 isoform X2 yields the protein MDEDAIPPNSFCSAPPHSEPSPPLLPFSSITPSHAKDGISGHRRSGRIQEIRAQTPKKQSNTVSAAAPRQSRQNPSPTKRQRESANMVRLSQSKQQRAQGTHVHEKQNKDGIDISFAAKRQNKQKDQKKPQKKPNVSAAENVVGQIAVDTTQNLDTTTSDMGRLAVGPSVENASAPKGWVIGPLFQSLRSKMASFTEIVMSPVKLFRANSPPPFMDRPDRPDECEPQADGMSDVEHSEPGDMFHPEAQSENENQDTEAKQQRLSEVEGAQNAKTVALRYSKKLSFDVELPTHSSEWADECAISQKGKHSPDSVPLHHSPLPCTVSEEVSESVGSVLRSSMLLQPSVTVSASLESKLMISGATEDQKGRPFVQLKPLPRKYTGNRSGVKKVSSKVKKEESDPEVNDEQVSLMNSAKSNKAHSSDTDKTQSLSSSVCYAQPDTDCPQPNDGDSRKKVTQKTLVRRSHKNNLNTSTNGRTLKPTLDTQQLECHLNPETYLAAGVGRAKRGLKLDCHSQDFVKRKRLTADKCTKDPKTQALLNVASDSGILSPPIKDVLTNTIVHKEEMLKPPPKRQPVSTRANKRENVRQEMLATINETVLNTRSESSSDAMLVCSLDKSSGISKDKQKNSSSKMKPGASCKRLKTRTGLDAPDVNKDNSMDLETTVAITSTEQAEKAPLSEVLVRPHIKQLPSTSKQKNINTKPRKRKSPNQVSSSPESDSILVSTSPALSTEPLELTSTDFNTSEHVQKEDSPKKEVNQPFKRPRKSIRGAVKSSASGASEETKQCMDNLHLITKENKPREGKGKLSMDPVYFEMTPFESNQQPAPSPSKPKLDCYVQLDHEIKHIIDGKELSATSVSDEVFSTDAEASHHNSSSVSRLRSSARRANIRPRRADNQRRKCRVLHGRTCKDEEATNTVTMDDADLATASSQSAENGSSRCLLRSYSCPEIPSLRHHDMPWTPTLHSPHHSRTHTPHLHQSSHTPSAHHAHKSLRRARRHTVCSVEVEREIAPLCLRKEVYPSRRSLPYDRATLRLCPSLALSPSTSLSVLASCFLSSPLAFLSKKVDSRGSSASPSTSSHVSSPISSSSSISQLLFPQRNDSSSATLDYSSSGNPLECEMERRQQSEEEDDGEDTSSSSQEFEDVGMREEKALSDSEIKVVQKHEERGKVSSIRIRKTLPKPQTNLTPMGLPKPIRLKKKEFSLEEIYTNKNFSKPPESRLETIFEVPLNRRNGSESWFGQRRVKRFLEFLEAGEARRPKKPLAGIGKAVASSSRTRRGGSPKDEPSLSAQDVDSLLCEKLEQLNLWLIRDQKDS from the exons ATGGATGAAGATGCTATTCCCCCAAACAGTTTCTGTAGTGCACCTCCCCACAGTGAACCTTCACCACCTCTCCTCCCCTTTTCCTCCATCACTCCCAG CCATGCAAAAGATGGAATATCTGGGCACAGAAGGAGTGGCCGCATTCAAGAGATCAGAGCACAAACTCCTAAAAAGCAGAGCAATACAGTCAGTGCAGCAGCTCCGAGACAGTCCAGACAGAATCCGTCCCCCACCAAGAGACAAAGGGAGAGTGCAAACATG GTACGGTTGTCGCAGTCCAAGCagcaaagagctcaaggcacaCATGTGCATGAGAAACAGAATAAG GATGGAATTGATATTAGTTTTGCAGCAAAGCGCCAAAATAA GCAAAAGGACCAGAAAAAACCACAGAAGAAACCAAATGTCTCTGCTGCAGAGAATGTAGTGGGGCAGATTGCTGTCGATACCACGCAGAATCTTGACACAACCACATCTGACATGGGCAGATTAGCTGTTGGACCCTCTGTTGAAAATGCATCTGCCCCGAAGGGATGGGTGATCGGCCCCTTGTTTCAGTCACTCAGATCGAAGATGGCCAGTTTCACAGAGATAGTCATGAGTCCTGTTAAACTCTTCAGAGCAAATAGCCCCCCACCATTCATGGACCGTCCAGACAGACCTGATGAGTGTGAGCCACAGGCCGATGGAATGTCTGATGTTGAACACTCAGAGCCAGGCGATATGTTTCATCCAGAAGCACAAAGTGAGAATGAGAATCAGGACACTGAAGCAAAGCAGCAGAGGCTCAGTGAAGTAGAAGGTGCacaaaatgcaaaaactgttgctcTTAGATATTCAAAAAAGTTATCATTTGATGTGGAGTTGCCAACACACAGCTCTGAATGGGCAGATGAATGTGCAATAAGTCAGAAGGGAAAACACTCACCTGATTCTGTGCCTTTGCATCACAGTCCCTTACCCTGCACTGTTTCTGAGGAAGTTTCAGAATCCGTTGGGTCTGTCCTTAGGTCCTCTATGCTGTTACAGCCTTCTGTCACTGTAAGTGCCTCACTTGAATCAAAGTTAATGATTTCCGGTGCTACGGAGGACCAGAAAGGCAGACCATTTGTTCAGCTGAAACCACTGCCAAGGAAATATACAGGAAATCGATCTGGAGTAAAGAAAGTTTCATCTAAAGTCAAAAAGGAAGAGTCTGATCCTGAGGTTAATGATGAGCAGGTTTCTCTCATGAATTCAGCCAAATCAAACAAAGCTCATTCAAGTGACACTGACAAAACACAGTCATTATCTTCCTCAGTCTGTTATGCTCAGCCTGACACCGACTGTCCTCAGCCTAATGATGGTGATAGCAGGAAAAAAGTCACTCAGAAAACTTTGGTTCGCAGGAGCCACAAGAATAACTTAAATACCAGTACTAATGGAAGGACACTGAAGCCTACTTTGGATACTCAGCAGCTGGAGTGTCACTTAAACCCTGAAACTTATTTAGCTGCAGGTGTCGGGAGAGCAAAGAGGGGGCTGAAACTGGACTGTCATTCCCAAGACTTTGTAAAGAGGAagagactgacagcagacaaaTGTACAAAGGATCCAAAAACACAAGCACTATTAAATGTGGCCTCAGATAGTGGCATATTGAGTCCACCAATAAAAGACGTGTTGACAAATACCATCGTCCATAAGGAAGAAATGCTGAAGCCACCTCCAAAAAGACAGCCTGTTTCAACAAGAGCAAATAAGAGAGAAAACGTTCGACAAGAAATGCTCGCTACAATAAATGAAACAGTGCTGAACACACGGAGCGAAAGTTCCTCTGATGCGATGTTGGTTTGCTCATTGGATAAAAGCAGTGGGATTTCAAAGGACAAACaaaagaacagcagcagcaagatgAAGCCTGGTGCTTCATGCAAAAGGCTAAAGACAAGAACAGGTCTTGATGCACCTGATGTAAACAAGGATAACAGTATGGATCTGGAAACCACCGTGGCAATCACGTCCACAGAACAAGCCGAGAAGGCACCGTTATCAGAAGTCCTTGTCCGTCCTCATATAAAGCAGCTCCCAAGCACAAGCAAGCAGAAGAATATCAACACAAAGCCACGGAAACGGAAATCGCCAAACCAAGTGAGTTCAAGTCCAGAATCGGACAGCATTCTGGTTTCTACCTCACCAGCACTATCAACAGAGCCACTAGAACTCACGTCCACAGATTTTAATACCTCTGAGCATGTTCAAAAAGAGGACAGCCCGAAAAAGGAAGTGAACCAGCCGTTCAAGAGACCCAGGAAGAGTATTAGAGGTGCTGTTAAATCATCTGCGTCAGGAGCGAGCGAAGAGACAAAACAATGTATGGATAACCTCCATTTGATAACCAAAGAAAACAAGCCGAGAGAAGGCAAAGGTAAACTCTCAATGGACCCTGTATATTTTGAAATGACACCTTTTGAAAGTAATCAGCAACCTGCTCCTTCACCCTCCAAACCTAAATTAGACTGTTATGTACAATTAGATCATGAAATTAAGCATATCATAGATGGGAAAGAATTGAGTGCTACTTCTGTGTCAGATGAGGTATTTTCCACTGATGCTGAAGCCAGTCaccacaacagcagcagtgtctcCAGGCTAAGGTCTAGTGCACGAAGGGCTAACATTAGGCCAAGGAGAGCAGATAACCAAAGGAGGAAATGCAGGGTTTTGCATGGTAGGACATGTAAAGATGAAGAGGCGACAAACACCGTCACAATGGATGATGCAGACTTGGCTACAGCAAGTTCACAGTCAGCAGAAAATGGCTCGTCAAGGTGCCTGTTGCGCAGCTACTCTTGCCCAGAGATCCCCTCCCTCCGTCACCATGACATGCCCTGGACTCCTACTTTGCATTCACCTCATCACAGCAGGACTCACACACCACACCTGCACCAGTCCTCCCACACTCCCTCTGCCCACCATGCCCACAAATCCCTGCGCCGTGCTCGTCGACACACAGTCTGCAGTGTGGAGGTGGAGAGGGAGATTGCTCCTCTCTGCCTTCGTAAGGAGGTGTACCCATCCAGAAGATCCCTCCCATATGACAGAGCCACCCTACGCCTGTGTCCTAGTCTTGCTCTTTCTCCCAGCACTTCCCTCTCAGTGCTTGCGTCCTGTTTCCTCTCAAGCCCCCTGGCTTTCCTTTCTAAAAAGGTTGACAGTAGAGGATCTTCTGCCAGCCCCAGCACTTCCAGTCATGTTTCCTCTCCaatctcctcttcttcttcaatATCACAATTGTTATTCCCCCAAAGAAATGACTCCTCCAGTGCTACGTTGGACTACAGTAGCAG TGGAAATCCcttggagtgtgagatggagagAAGACAGCAGAGTGAAGAAGAGGATGACGGCGAGGATACGAGCTCATCCAGTCAGGAGTTTGAGGATGTTGGGATGAGAGAAGAAAAGGCTTTGTCTGATTCTGAAATCAAG GTGGTGCAAAAGCATGAGGAACGAGGAAAGGTGTCGTCAATTAGAATTCGGAAAACTTTACCCAAACCTCAGACCAACCTGACACCCATGGGCCTGCCCAAACCCATCAG GCTGAAAAAGAAGGAGTTCAGTTTGGAAGAAATTTACACCAATAAGAATTTCAGCAAACCCCCTGAAAG CCGGCTGGAGACCATATTCGAGGTACCTCTCAATCGCAGAAATGGCTCTGAGTCCTGGTTTGGCCAGAGACGTGTCAAACGATTTTTGGAGTTCCTGGAAGCGGGTGAGGCCAGAAGACCAAAGAAGCCACTTGCTGGCATTGGAAAGGCAGTAGCTTCATCTTCCAGGACGAGACGTGGGGGCTCTCCTAAAGACGAGCCATCCCTGAGCGCGCAGGATGTGGACTCACTTCTCTGTGAGAAGCTCGAGCAGCTGAATTTGTGGTTGATACGCGATCAGAAAGACAGTTGA
- the prr14 gene encoding uncharacterized protein prr14 isoform X1, whose amino-acid sequence MLTYPSDSLPQIVCPMDEDAIPPNSFCSAPPHSEPSPPLLPFSSITPSHAKDGISGHRRSGRIQEIRAQTPKKQSNTVSAAAPRQSRQNPSPTKRQRESANMVRLSQSKQQRAQGTHVHEKQNKDGIDISFAAKRQNKQKDQKKPQKKPNVSAAENVVGQIAVDTTQNLDTTTSDMGRLAVGPSVENASAPKGWVIGPLFQSLRSKMASFTEIVMSPVKLFRANSPPPFMDRPDRPDECEPQADGMSDVEHSEPGDMFHPEAQSENENQDTEAKQQRLSEVEGAQNAKTVALRYSKKLSFDVELPTHSSEWADECAISQKGKHSPDSVPLHHSPLPCTVSEEVSESVGSVLRSSMLLQPSVTVSASLESKLMISGATEDQKGRPFVQLKPLPRKYTGNRSGVKKVSSKVKKEESDPEVNDEQVSLMNSAKSNKAHSSDTDKTQSLSSSVCYAQPDTDCPQPNDGDSRKKVTQKTLVRRSHKNNLNTSTNGRTLKPTLDTQQLECHLNPETYLAAGVGRAKRGLKLDCHSQDFVKRKRLTADKCTKDPKTQALLNVASDSGILSPPIKDVLTNTIVHKEEMLKPPPKRQPVSTRANKRENVRQEMLATINETVLNTRSESSSDAMLVCSLDKSSGISKDKQKNSSSKMKPGASCKRLKTRTGLDAPDVNKDNSMDLETTVAITSTEQAEKAPLSEVLVRPHIKQLPSTSKQKNINTKPRKRKSPNQVSSSPESDSILVSTSPALSTEPLELTSTDFNTSEHVQKEDSPKKEVNQPFKRPRKSIRGAVKSSASGASEETKQCMDNLHLITKENKPREGKGKLSMDPVYFEMTPFESNQQPAPSPSKPKLDCYVQLDHEIKHIIDGKELSATSVSDEVFSTDAEASHHNSSSVSRLRSSARRANIRPRRADNQRRKCRVLHGRTCKDEEATNTVTMDDADLATASSQSAENGSSRCLLRSYSCPEIPSLRHHDMPWTPTLHSPHHSRTHTPHLHQSSHTPSAHHAHKSLRRARRHTVCSVEVEREIAPLCLRKEVYPSRRSLPYDRATLRLCPSLALSPSTSLSVLASCFLSSPLAFLSKKVDSRGSSASPSTSSHVSSPISSSSSISQLLFPQRNDSSSATLDYSSSGNPLECEMERRQQSEEEDDGEDTSSSSQEFEDVGMREEKALSDSEIKVVQKHEERGKVSSIRIRKTLPKPQTNLTPMGLPKPIRLKKKEFSLEEIYTNKNFSKPPESRLETIFEVPLNRRNGSESWFGQRRVKRFLEFLEAGEARRPKKPLAGIGKAVASSSRTRRGGSPKDEPSLSAQDVDSLLCEKLEQLNLWLIRDQKDS is encoded by the exons ATGTTGACTTATCCCTCTGACTCGCTCCCTCAGATAGTTTGTCCAATGGATGAAGATGCTATTCCCCCAAACAGTTTCTGTAGTGCACCTCCCCACAGTGAACCTTCACCACCTCTCCTCCCCTTTTCCTCCATCACTCCCAG CCATGCAAAAGATGGAATATCTGGGCACAGAAGGAGTGGCCGCATTCAAGAGATCAGAGCACAAACTCCTAAAAAGCAGAGCAATACAGTCAGTGCAGCAGCTCCGAGACAGTCCAGACAGAATCCGTCCCCCACCAAGAGACAAAGGGAGAGTGCAAACATG GTACGGTTGTCGCAGTCCAAGCagcaaagagctcaaggcacaCATGTGCATGAGAAACAGAATAAG GATGGAATTGATATTAGTTTTGCAGCAAAGCGCCAAAATAA GCAAAAGGACCAGAAAAAACCACAGAAGAAACCAAATGTCTCTGCTGCAGAGAATGTAGTGGGGCAGATTGCTGTCGATACCACGCAGAATCTTGACACAACCACATCTGACATGGGCAGATTAGCTGTTGGACCCTCTGTTGAAAATGCATCTGCCCCGAAGGGATGGGTGATCGGCCCCTTGTTTCAGTCACTCAGATCGAAGATGGCCAGTTTCACAGAGATAGTCATGAGTCCTGTTAAACTCTTCAGAGCAAATAGCCCCCCACCATTCATGGACCGTCCAGACAGACCTGATGAGTGTGAGCCACAGGCCGATGGAATGTCTGATGTTGAACACTCAGAGCCAGGCGATATGTTTCATCCAGAAGCACAAAGTGAGAATGAGAATCAGGACACTGAAGCAAAGCAGCAGAGGCTCAGTGAAGTAGAAGGTGCacaaaatgcaaaaactgttgctcTTAGATATTCAAAAAAGTTATCATTTGATGTGGAGTTGCCAACACACAGCTCTGAATGGGCAGATGAATGTGCAATAAGTCAGAAGGGAAAACACTCACCTGATTCTGTGCCTTTGCATCACAGTCCCTTACCCTGCACTGTTTCTGAGGAAGTTTCAGAATCCGTTGGGTCTGTCCTTAGGTCCTCTATGCTGTTACAGCCTTCTGTCACTGTAAGTGCCTCACTTGAATCAAAGTTAATGATTTCCGGTGCTACGGAGGACCAGAAAGGCAGACCATTTGTTCAGCTGAAACCACTGCCAAGGAAATATACAGGAAATCGATCTGGAGTAAAGAAAGTTTCATCTAAAGTCAAAAAGGAAGAGTCTGATCCTGAGGTTAATGATGAGCAGGTTTCTCTCATGAATTCAGCCAAATCAAACAAAGCTCATTCAAGTGACACTGACAAAACACAGTCATTATCTTCCTCAGTCTGTTATGCTCAGCCTGACACCGACTGTCCTCAGCCTAATGATGGTGATAGCAGGAAAAAAGTCACTCAGAAAACTTTGGTTCGCAGGAGCCACAAGAATAACTTAAATACCAGTACTAATGGAAGGACACTGAAGCCTACTTTGGATACTCAGCAGCTGGAGTGTCACTTAAACCCTGAAACTTATTTAGCTGCAGGTGTCGGGAGAGCAAAGAGGGGGCTGAAACTGGACTGTCATTCCCAAGACTTTGTAAAGAGGAagagactgacagcagacaaaTGTACAAAGGATCCAAAAACACAAGCACTATTAAATGTGGCCTCAGATAGTGGCATATTGAGTCCACCAATAAAAGACGTGTTGACAAATACCATCGTCCATAAGGAAGAAATGCTGAAGCCACCTCCAAAAAGACAGCCTGTTTCAACAAGAGCAAATAAGAGAGAAAACGTTCGACAAGAAATGCTCGCTACAATAAATGAAACAGTGCTGAACACACGGAGCGAAAGTTCCTCTGATGCGATGTTGGTTTGCTCATTGGATAAAAGCAGTGGGATTTCAAAGGACAAACaaaagaacagcagcagcaagatgAAGCCTGGTGCTTCATGCAAAAGGCTAAAGACAAGAACAGGTCTTGATGCACCTGATGTAAACAAGGATAACAGTATGGATCTGGAAACCACCGTGGCAATCACGTCCACAGAACAAGCCGAGAAGGCACCGTTATCAGAAGTCCTTGTCCGTCCTCATATAAAGCAGCTCCCAAGCACAAGCAAGCAGAAGAATATCAACACAAAGCCACGGAAACGGAAATCGCCAAACCAAGTGAGTTCAAGTCCAGAATCGGACAGCATTCTGGTTTCTACCTCACCAGCACTATCAACAGAGCCACTAGAACTCACGTCCACAGATTTTAATACCTCTGAGCATGTTCAAAAAGAGGACAGCCCGAAAAAGGAAGTGAACCAGCCGTTCAAGAGACCCAGGAAGAGTATTAGAGGTGCTGTTAAATCATCTGCGTCAGGAGCGAGCGAAGAGACAAAACAATGTATGGATAACCTCCATTTGATAACCAAAGAAAACAAGCCGAGAGAAGGCAAAGGTAAACTCTCAATGGACCCTGTATATTTTGAAATGACACCTTTTGAAAGTAATCAGCAACCTGCTCCTTCACCCTCCAAACCTAAATTAGACTGTTATGTACAATTAGATCATGAAATTAAGCATATCATAGATGGGAAAGAATTGAGTGCTACTTCTGTGTCAGATGAGGTATTTTCCACTGATGCTGAAGCCAGTCaccacaacagcagcagtgtctcCAGGCTAAGGTCTAGTGCACGAAGGGCTAACATTAGGCCAAGGAGAGCAGATAACCAAAGGAGGAAATGCAGGGTTTTGCATGGTAGGACATGTAAAGATGAAGAGGCGACAAACACCGTCACAATGGATGATGCAGACTTGGCTACAGCAAGTTCACAGTCAGCAGAAAATGGCTCGTCAAGGTGCCTGTTGCGCAGCTACTCTTGCCCAGAGATCCCCTCCCTCCGTCACCATGACATGCCCTGGACTCCTACTTTGCATTCACCTCATCACAGCAGGACTCACACACCACACCTGCACCAGTCCTCCCACACTCCCTCTGCCCACCATGCCCACAAATCCCTGCGCCGTGCTCGTCGACACACAGTCTGCAGTGTGGAGGTGGAGAGGGAGATTGCTCCTCTCTGCCTTCGTAAGGAGGTGTACCCATCCAGAAGATCCCTCCCATATGACAGAGCCACCCTACGCCTGTGTCCTAGTCTTGCTCTTTCTCCCAGCACTTCCCTCTCAGTGCTTGCGTCCTGTTTCCTCTCAAGCCCCCTGGCTTTCCTTTCTAAAAAGGTTGACAGTAGAGGATCTTCTGCCAGCCCCAGCACTTCCAGTCATGTTTCCTCTCCaatctcctcttcttcttcaatATCACAATTGTTATTCCCCCAAAGAAATGACTCCTCCAGTGCTACGTTGGACTACAGTAGCAG TGGAAATCCcttggagtgtgagatggagagAAGACAGCAGAGTGAAGAAGAGGATGACGGCGAGGATACGAGCTCATCCAGTCAGGAGTTTGAGGATGTTGGGATGAGAGAAGAAAAGGCTTTGTCTGATTCTGAAATCAAG GTGGTGCAAAAGCATGAGGAACGAGGAAAGGTGTCGTCAATTAGAATTCGGAAAACTTTACCCAAACCTCAGACCAACCTGACACCCATGGGCCTGCCCAAACCCATCAG GCTGAAAAAGAAGGAGTTCAGTTTGGAAGAAATTTACACCAATAAGAATTTCAGCAAACCCCCTGAAAG CCGGCTGGAGACCATATTCGAGGTACCTCTCAATCGCAGAAATGGCTCTGAGTCCTGGTTTGGCCAGAGACGTGTCAAACGATTTTTGGAGTTCCTGGAAGCGGGTGAGGCCAGAAGACCAAAGAAGCCACTTGCTGGCATTGGAAAGGCAGTAGCTTCATCTTCCAGGACGAGACGTGGGGGCTCTCCTAAAGACGAGCCATCCCTGAGCGCGCAGGATGTGGACTCACTTCTCTGTGAGAAGCTCGAGCAGCTGAATTTGTGGTTGATACGCGATCAGAAAGACAGTTGA
- the cd2bp2 gene encoding CD2 antigen cytoplasmic tail-binding protein 2, producing MPKRKVTFEDGDGEFELDDDLPNKKSAEVVSGPGSRFKGKHSLDSDEEDEGEEKNSSKYDILASDDVEGQEGATIDFDEGVSITPFNLQEEMQEGHFDSEGNYFIKKEEQIRDNWLDNIDWVRIKEQPFKQKKKGLGAKRKRRVGDEDEAEEEKQREEKQADKENDEEEEEEEVEPAEDPLASYTQHQLTEAVIELLLPGETVAKALRRLGGLGGQKKGKLREESEPTEETKRDTEKLDRLTALADRLVGSGMFEIYQQTYEKLAYLLKSMSSTRPAVGREPGGDGDEEEDELDMFADKFDESHTADKKEVEDNKVSDEVMWEYKWENKDDSEVFGPFTSQQMQDWVDEGYFSSGVYCKRVDQEGAQFYNSKRLDFELYT from the exons AGTGCTGAGGTCGTGAGTGGACCAGGCTCCAGGTTTAAGGGCAAACATTCCCTTGATAGCGATGAAGAGGATGAAGGGGAAGAGAAAAACAGTAGCAAATATGATATTCTGGCCAGTGATGACGTGGAGG GCCAAGAGGGAGCAACAATTGACTTTGACGAGGGAGTCTCTATTACACCTTTCAACCTGCAAGAGGAAATGCAGGAAGGACACTTTGACTCCGAGGGAAACTATTTCATCAAAAAGGAAGAACAGATTAGAGACAACTGGCTTGACAACATTGACTGG GTGAGAATTAAAGAACAGCCcttcaaacaaaagaaaaaaggtctTGGAGCCAAACGGAAACGCAGAGttggtgatgaggatgaggctgaggaagagaaacagagagaagagaagcaggcagacaaagaaaatgatgaagaagaagaagaggaggaggtggagcccGCAGAGGACCCGCTGGCATCCTACACGCAGCACCAGCTCACTGAAGCTGTGATTGAACTGTTGCTTCCTGGGGAGACAGTTGCCAAAGCGCTTCGTCGGCTAGGAGGCCTTGGAGGACAGAAGAAGGGGAAGCTGAGGGAAGAGAGTGAACCCACAGAGGAGACCAAAAGGGATACAGAAAAGCTCGACAGGCTCACAGCACTAGCTGACAGATTGGTTGGATCTGGGATGTTTGAGATTTATCAGCAAACATATGAAAAACTGGCCTATTTGTTGAAGAGCATGAGCAGCACCAGACCAGCTGTGGGGAGGGAACCCGGCGGTGAtggtgatgaagaggaagacgAACTCGACATGTTTGCAGATAAATTTGACGAGTCGCATACAGCAGATAAAAAGGAAGTAGAAGACAATAAAG TGAGCGATGAGGTGATGTGGGAGTACAAATGGGAAAATAAGGATGATTCTGAAGTTTTTGGCCCCTTCACCAGTCAGCAGATGCAG GATTGGGTGGATGAAGGCTATTTCAGCTCGGGTGTTTACTGCAAGAGGGTCGACCAGGAGGGAGCTCAGTTCTACAACTCAAAGAGACTGGACTTTGAGCTCTATACATGA